Proteins found in one Methylophilaceae bacterium genomic segment:
- a CDS encoding phosphotransferase translates to MDRKKELEHWLIRVLPKRPFTLSTASADASFRRYFRVHLENETLIAMDAPPQLENCQLFVDVDRLFLACGLHVPEIVAQDLEQGFLLLSDLGSKTYLSELTKDNAQSMYGDATNALIKLQLASKPGILPNYDAAMLMREMQLFIDWYIAKHLNIQLSDAQQAVLQKTFAVLTDNIVHQSQVYVHRDYHARNLMVCDNNPGILDFQDAVYGAITYDLVSLLKDAYIGWEEAEMMDWVVRYWDAARKVQLPVPRDFSEFYRDFEWMGAQRHIKVLGIFARLSHRDGKDGYLKDMPLVMDYLRRVCGRYLELRPMLKLLNTLQGYEEKAGYTF, encoded by the coding sequence ATGGATAGAAAAAAAGAACTAGAACATTGGTTAATACGTGTGCTCCCTAAAAGGCCTTTTACCTTAAGCACAGCATCTGCTGATGCAAGCTTTAGGCGTTATTTTCGTGTGCACTTGGAAAATGAAACATTAATCGCCATGGATGCACCGCCTCAGCTAGAGAACTGCCAATTGTTCGTTGATGTTGATCGATTATTTTTAGCATGTGGATTGCATGTACCTGAAATCGTTGCACAAGATCTTGAGCAGGGCTTTTTGCTATTAAGTGATTTGGGCAGCAAAACGTATTTGTCTGAATTAACTAAAGACAATGCACAATCGATGTACGGCGATGCCACAAATGCATTAATCAAGTTACAGCTAGCGAGCAAGCCTGGAATATTGCCTAATTATGACGCTGCTATGTTGATGCGTGAAATGCAGTTATTTATAGATTGGTATATTGCTAAACACTTAAATATACAATTGAGTGATGCACAGCAGGCGGTATTGCAGAAAACATTTGCTGTGCTGACTGACAATATTGTGCATCAATCACAGGTCTATGTGCACCGGGATTACCACGCTCGAAATTTAATGGTCTGCGATAATAATCCTGGTATTTTGGATTTCCAAGATGCAGTCTATGGGGCAATTACTTATGATTTGGTTTCCTTATTAAAAGATGCTTATATTGGTTGGGAGGAGGCAGAGATGATGGATTGGGTTGTGCGTTATTGGGATGCTGCCAGAAAAGTGCAATTACCTGTTCCGCGCGATTTCAGCGAGTTTTATCGTGACTTTGAATGGATGGGCGCGCAGCGACACATTAAAGTACTTGGTATCTTTGCAAGATTGTCACACCGAGATGGCAAAGATGGTTATCTAAAAGATATGCCGTTGGTCATGGACTATTTGCGTCGTGTTTGTGGCCGCTATTTGGAGTTGCGACCAATGTTAAAATTGCTCAACACATTACAAGGATATGAAGAGAAAGCGGGATATACATTTTAA
- a CDS encoding FAD-dependent monooxygenase, with protein sequence MVSSKQAKAVNCDVLVVGAGLVGLAAVIALAEQGKRVVLIDTQNSEVVQKMAFPQQDWDARIYALTPATEAFLIRLGVWSFVDLLRVNAVEAMALWHSESDRPLNLFAEDARLSKLASIAESRHLMQALWKKLQALEVTVMSGIACRSLDYDQNSVIINLDNDIQVRASLLVAADGAQSFIRQTLAIATKTKAFNQTALVANYQVEKKHDNVARQWFASHETLALLPLPQQHVSMVWALQTPLAQTLLAMDDACLAEHVQTRASGLLGELKPIGQTFSYELKQVTAERLIAQRVVLIGDAAHQVHPMAGQGANLGFRDVMCLENLIATSHAMQDIGDLTFLRQYERTRKADILNMNILTSGLDTLFSIESSVVKKITSFGMRQLDQHRSMKNILIQQAIA encoded by the coding sequence ATGGTAAGTAGCAAACAAGCAAAAGCAGTCAATTGTGATGTACTGGTGGTTGGTGCAGGTTTAGTTGGCTTAGCTGCAGTCATTGCTCTGGCAGAACAAGGTAAGCGAGTTGTGCTGATTGATACGCAGAACAGTGAAGTAGTGCAAAAAATGGCATTCCCACAGCAAGATTGGGATGCACGCATTTATGCATTGACACCGGCAACTGAGGCTTTTTTGATTAGGCTAGGCGTATGGTCTTTTGTTGATTTGCTGCGCGTTAATGCTGTTGAGGCAATGGCGCTATGGCATAGTGAATCAGACAGACCGCTCAATTTATTTGCTGAAGATGCGCGATTATCTAAATTAGCCAGCATTGCAGAGAGTCGTCATCTCATGCAGGCTTTATGGAAAAAACTGCAAGCGCTTGAAGTGACTGTGATGAGCGGCATTGCCTGCAGATCGCTAGATTATGATCAAAATAGTGTCATCATTAATTTAGATAACGATATTCAAGTGCGTGCAAGTTTATTAGTTGCAGCCGATGGTGCACAGTCTTTTATAAGGCAAACATTAGCCATTGCGACTAAAACGAAAGCATTTAATCAAACCGCATTGGTGGCTAATTACCAAGTAGAAAAAAAGCATGATAATGTGGCAAGGCAATGGTTTGCATCGCACGAAACGTTAGCTTTGTTGCCCTTGCCTCAACAACATGTGTCAATGGTATGGGCATTGCAAACCCCATTGGCACAGACGTTATTGGCGATGGATGATGCCTGTTTGGCTGAGCATGTGCAAACAAGAGCCAGTGGTCTATTGGGTGAGCTGAAACCGATTGGTCAAACTTTTTCTTATGAATTGAAGCAAGTGACCGCAGAACGATTAATTGCACAGCGTGTAGTATTGATTGGTGATGCTGCCCATCAAGTACATCCCATGGCTGGGCAAGGTGCTAATTTAGGCTTTCGCGATGTGATGTGTTTAGAAAACTTAATCGCGACTAGTCATGCTATGCAAGATATTGGCGATCTGACTTTTCTAAGGCAGTATGAACGTACGAGGAAGGCAGACATTTTAAATATGAATATACTGACAAGCGGGCTCGATACTTTGTTTTCTATTGAGTCTTCCGTCGTTAAAAAAATAACCAGTTTCGGTATGCGGCAATTAGATCAACACCGCAGTATGAAAAACATTTTAATTCAACAAGCAATTGCTTAA
- a CDS encoding peptidylprolyl isomerase, which translates to MKLLNAKSPLMLFLLISIPLSLSLFSLSALADDIIKLDRIVAIVDKQAITEQELETKVQTVSDQLEKQGKQLPEPRVLRKQILERLIVDSIQLQLAEERGIKVNEVQLEKTIDRIAEQNQMTVEAFKAALSNDGVSYPVFREDMRNEITIARLKEAEINNRINISEGEVDNYLTTQENSTDGKQEEFDLSHILIRTPEDSSPKDLEMAQLKVEEALTALRNGDSFEQVSAHFSDAPNALEGGNMGWRSSSQIPPAFLALLSDLAVGGISKPIRSPTGFHIVKVNNKRSADSTLIVEQTRTRHILIKLNEVVSEQEAKLKMDGLKERLDNGADFGELAQQYSEDGSASSGGDLGWVSPGDTVPEFEKAMDALEPQAISEPIRSPFGWHIIQVLERRKQDMTDQAARIQARKEIFARKVEEAYQDWVNELRDRAFVELRLEDNF; encoded by the coding sequence ATGAAATTATTGAATGCAAAATCCCCATTAATGCTTTTTTTATTGATCAGTATTCCGCTGAGCTTAAGTTTATTTTCACTGAGCGCGCTTGCTGATGACATTATCAAGTTAGATCGTATTGTTGCTATCGTCGACAAACAGGCTATTACAGAGCAGGAGTTAGAAACCAAAGTACAGACGGTTTCAGATCAGCTAGAAAAACAAGGTAAGCAACTACCAGAACCGCGCGTTCTGAGAAAACAGATTTTAGAGCGTCTTATTGTGGACAGTATTCAATTGCAGTTAGCTGAAGAAAGGGGCATTAAGGTTAACGAAGTGCAACTTGAAAAAACAATCGACCGCATTGCAGAACAAAATCAAATGACTGTTGAAGCCTTTAAAGCTGCCCTATCAAACGACGGTGTTTCATACCCTGTCTTTCGTGAAGATATGCGTAATGAAATAACAATCGCCAGGTTAAAAGAAGCTGAAATCAATAATCGAATCAACATTAGTGAAGGCGAAGTTGATAATTACCTGACTACCCAAGAAAACAGCACAGATGGTAAACAAGAAGAGTTTGATCTTTCTCATATTCTTATTCGAACCCCTGAAGATAGCTCACCAAAAGATTTAGAAATGGCACAACTCAAAGTAGAAGAAGCCTTAACAGCGCTTCGCAACGGTGATAGTTTTGAGCAGGTGTCTGCTCATTTTTCAGATGCGCCTAATGCGCTTGAAGGTGGCAATATGGGCTGGCGCAGCAGCAGTCAAATTCCGCCAGCATTTTTGGCACTATTGTCAGATTTGGCAGTAGGCGGTATATCAAAACCCATCCGTAGTCCTACTGGCTTTCATATTGTTAAGGTGAATAATAAACGGAGTGCTGATTCTACTTTAATTGTAGAGCAAACGCGTACACGCCATATCTTAATCAAGTTGAATGAGGTGGTGTCAGAGCAAGAAGCCAAATTAAAAATGGATGGTCTTAAAGAACGCTTAGATAATGGCGCAGACTTTGGCGAGCTGGCACAACAATATTCGGAAGATGGCTCTGCCAGTAGTGGCGGTGATTTGGGCTGGGTTAGCCCAGGTGATACCGTTCCTGAATTTGAAAAAGCAATGGATGCGCTTGAACCGCAAGCAATAAGCGAACCCATTCGCTCGCCATTCGGGTGGCACATTATTCAAGTCCTAGAGCGTCGCAAACAAGATATGACCGATCAGGCAGCGCGGATTCAAGCGCGTAAAGAAATTTTTGCGCGCAAAGTAGAAGAAGCCTACCAAGATTGGGTAAATGAGCTGCGCGATCGCGCTTTTGTCGAGTTAAGACTTGAGGACAACTTTTAG
- a CDS encoding LPS-assembly protein LptD, whose protein sequence is MTIYRTHFKRYKQFIANAVVIYLLSYSSSPAAETLTRVLFKIPETVQPVALPGAIEIAGDTLDLYLDRKMHAVGNAVISRDDQKIYGDVIEYNMLNDELRAKGNVRIELGDGVITGPALKMRLTDTIGEMKNASISLKKPLSVNDANIKTYNDPNVYAQSKLVNRHTRLTDSPKLYQGNYFDASAQDKQSTDTPIKASRADAKVVLFEGKSKKRLKSARYTTCEVGVDDWYIKADEIELDQFTESGSAKHAYVEFKGLPLLYSPYMSFSFNNERKSGFLAPTVGSTSRSGFETLVPYYFNIAPDKDATVGVRFLSRRGAQLQGTFRYMGENYSGADSIEYLNQDSLTGDQRYFINVNHTHLLGDGWSAGYNIEKVSDDEYFSDMSTRIISTSQVNLSQAGRVDYVGDVWRFNGLVQKYQTLDQLSFPYERLPQISLFADKEFGGIQTNLSSQWTYFNLNSNAPIAPTGNRLTVYPSISMPLMKPYGFITPKLGLHASHYNLNDNNFVINGQNISNNSASRTLPIFSLDSGLYFERDIGVADNNYTQTIEPRLFYVYIPNKKQDLLPIFDTGLADLNMTTLFTENQFAGEDRINNANQISLALTTRVIDSDTGIERWAATIGQRYYFADQEVTLPGGTATQSNNTDIIAGITARLSNQWNLDSFWQYNTDDANTVRANILARYNPEPGKLINAGYRYTQQFLEQINVAGQWPLSRGWYGVGRVNYSIRDKSLIESLAGLEYDAGCWQGRVVVQRVETATADANYGFFFQLELGGISSIGSNPLNLLRRDIPGYVSSSEIPYFYRQQNYNQ, encoded by the coding sequence TTGACTATCTACCGTACACACTTCAAACGCTATAAGCAATTTATTGCCAACGCAGTTGTGATTTATTTGCTTAGCTATAGCAGCTCTCCTGCTGCAGAAACACTCACGCGTGTATTGTTTAAAATACCAGAAACAGTTCAACCCGTGGCACTACCGGGTGCTATTGAAATAGCAGGTGATACGCTTGATCTCTATTTAGATAGAAAAATGCATGCTGTCGGTAATGCCGTGATCTCGCGTGATGATCAGAAAATATACGGCGATGTCATTGAATACAATATGCTCAATGATGAGCTTAGAGCAAAAGGCAATGTACGTATCGAACTAGGTGATGGCGTCATTACTGGCCCGGCCCTAAAAATGCGTTTAACAGATACGATAGGTGAAATGAAAAACGCCAGTATTAGCTTAAAAAAACCACTGTCTGTTAATGATGCCAACATCAAGACTTATAATGATCCCAATGTGTATGCGCAATCTAAATTAGTCAACAGGCATACTCGATTAACCGATAGTCCTAAGTTATATCAGGGCAATTATTTTGATGCTTCTGCACAGGACAAGCAGTCAACTGATACACCAATAAAAGCGTCACGGGCAGATGCCAAAGTCGTTCTGTTTGAAGGGAAGTCGAAGAAACGTTTAAAGTCGGCACGCTATACAACTTGTGAGGTGGGCGTGGATGACTGGTATATCAAAGCAGATGAAATTGAGTTAGATCAATTTACTGAGTCAGGATCTGCCAAGCATGCTTATGTCGAATTTAAAGGCTTACCATTGCTATATTCACCTTATATGAGCTTTTCATTTAATAATGAACGTAAGTCTGGCTTTTTGGCGCCAACTGTTGGCTCAACTAGTCGAAGTGGTTTTGAGACATTGGTTCCTTATTATTTTAATATTGCACCCGATAAAGATGCGACGGTGGGCGTACGTTTTCTCAGTCGACGTGGCGCGCAGTTGCAAGGCACCTTTCGTTATATGGGCGAAAACTACTCTGGTGCAGATAGTATTGAATATTTAAACCAAGATAGTCTTACTGGTGATCAGCGTTACTTTATCAATGTTAATCACACCCATTTATTAGGTGATGGCTGGTCAGCGGGATACAACATTGAAAAAGTATCTGATGATGAATACTTTTCTGATATGTCTACTCGCATTATCAGCACCAGCCAGGTCAATTTATCACAAGCTGGTCGTGTAGACTATGTTGGTGATGTATGGCGATTCAATGGTCTAGTACAAAAATATCAAACCTTAGATCAACTGAGTTTTCCATATGAACGATTGCCGCAAATATCGCTTTTTGCAGATAAAGAGTTTGGTGGCATACAAACAAACTTGAGCAGCCAGTGGACCTATTTTAACCTCAACAGTAATGCCCCTATTGCACCAACAGGTAATCGGCTCACGGTTTACCCAAGCATCAGCATGCCACTCATGAAACCGTATGGCTTTATTACCCCTAAACTTGGCTTACATGCAAGTCATTACAATCTGAATGATAATAACTTTGTTATCAATGGGCAGAACATTAGTAACAATTCAGCATCACGTACGCTCCCTATTTTTAGTTTAGATAGTGGCCTATATTTTGAACGTGATATTGGCGTTGCCGATAATAACTATACCCAAACCATAGAACCGCGTTTATTTTATGTGTATATCCCAAATAAAAAACAAGACTTGCTACCGATATTTGATACAGGTTTAGCTGATTTAAACATGACTACTTTGTTTACTGAAAATCAATTCGCAGGTGAAGATAGAATCAATAACGCCAACCAAATAAGCTTGGCATTAACAACAAGAGTTATTGATAGTGACACCGGCATAGAACGTTGGGCGGCCACTATTGGCCAGCGTTATTACTTTGCCGACCAAGAAGTCACTTTACCTGGCGGCACTGCAACACAAAGTAACAATACTGATATTATCGCAGGCATCACCGCACGTTTATCAAATCAATGGAACTTGGATAGCTTTTGGCAATATAACACTGATGACGCAAACACGGTCAGAGCCAATATTTTGGCGCGTTACAACCCCGAGCCAGGCAAGCTGATTAATGCTGGCTATCGTTACACGCAACAGTTTTTAGAGCAAATTAACGTAGCAGGTCAGTGGCCGCTGAGCCGTGGTTGGTACGGAGTTGGCCGAGTCAACTATTCAATACGAGACAAATCACTGATTGAAAGCTTAGCAGGACTAGAATATGATGCAGGCTGTTGGCAAGGAAGAGTGGTTGTGCAGCGCGTAGAAACAGCAACGGCGGATGCCAACTATGGTTTCTTTTTCCAACTTGAATTAGGCGGGATAAGCTCTATAGGCTCCAACCCATTAAATTTACTAAGACGTGACATTCCTGGATATGTAAGCTCCAGTGAAATTCCATATTTTTATAGACAGCAAAATTACAACCAATGA
- a CDS encoding aminopeptidase P N-terminal domain-containing protein, which yields MQEFKARRDKLLANMREGIAIVPTAVEAIRNRDSHYPYRFDSYFYYLTGFKEPESILVLIAGNQPKTILFCRDKDMEREIWDGFRYGPKAAQDVFGFDEAYSISQLNAMMPKLLSNQSKLFYSLGADVAWDTKVTQWINQVKDLARTGAFAPEVILDVRQLIDRQRLLKTPFEIDIMRRSANIAAMAHNRAMQKTKIGKMEYEIEAEYLHEFYRKGAQAPAYNSIVAGGANACTLHYNANNCLLNQGDLLLIDAGCELDGYASDITRTFPVNGKFSSPQKDLYQLVLTAQLAAIDAAKPGNNWNMPHEAALDVLVQGFIDIGLCQGTKDEVLENGSYRQFYMHRTGHWLGLDVHDVGDYKDREGDWTALTAGHVLTVEPGCYVRPAPDVPEHFWHTGIRIEDDVLITAQGNEVLSKEAIKSVVDIEAQMGAS from the coding sequence ATACAAGAGTTTAAAGCTAGAAGAGATAAGCTGTTAGCCAACATGCGCGAGGGCATTGCAATCGTGCCGACTGCAGTTGAAGCAATTCGCAATCGCGATAGTCATTATCCCTATCGCTTTGATAGCTATTTTTATTACTTAACTGGCTTCAAAGAGCCAGAGTCCATATTAGTATTAATCGCTGGCAATCAGCCTAAAACTATTTTGTTTTGTCGTGATAAGGATATGGAGCGAGAGATTTGGGATGGCTTTCGTTATGGCCCCAAAGCTGCGCAAGATGTATTTGGTTTTGATGAGGCTTATTCGATCAGTCAGTTGAATGCAATGATGCCAAAGTTGTTATCGAATCAAAGCAAGCTATTTTATAGCTTGGGGGCAGATGTGGCGTGGGATACAAAAGTGACGCAGTGGATAAATCAAGTCAAAGACTTAGCGCGCACAGGTGCTTTTGCGCCAGAAGTTATATTGGACGTGCGTCAGCTGATTGATCGTCAGCGCTTGCTAAAAACACCATTTGAAATTGATATAATGAGACGTTCTGCCAATATTGCCGCCATGGCGCATAACCGCGCTATGCAAAAAACCAAAATAGGCAAAATGGAATATGAAATTGAAGCAGAATATTTACATGAATTTTATCGAAAAGGCGCACAAGCGCCTGCCTATAATAGCATTGTTGCGGGTGGCGCTAATGCCTGTACCTTGCATTACAATGCGAATAATTGCCTATTAAATCAAGGTGATTTATTGTTGATTGATGCTGGCTGTGAGTTAGATGGCTACGCTAGCGATATTACCCGTACCTTTCCAGTCAATGGCAAATTTAGCTCCCCACAAAAAGACTTATACCAATTGGTGCTGACTGCACAGTTGGCTGCAATTGATGCGGCAAAACCCGGCAACAATTGGAATATGCCGCATGAGGCTGCGCTAGATGTATTGGTGCAAGGGTTTATCGATATTGGTTTGTGTCAAGGTACAAAAGACGAAGTGCTGGAAAATGGTAGCTACCGGCAATTTTATATGCACCGCACAGGGCATTGGCTCGGTTTAGATGTGCATGATGTTGGCGATTATAAAGACAGAGAAGGTGATTGGACGGCGCTAACAGCAGGGCATGTGTTGACGGTAGAGCCTGGTTGCTATGTGCGCCCCGCGCCAGATGTCCCCGAACATTTTTGGCATACGGGTATTCGAATAGAAGATGATGTGCTGATTACTGCGCAAGGGAATGAGGTGCTCAGTAAAGAAGCAATTAAATCCGTGGTTGATATTGAAGCGCAAATGGGTGCAAGCTGA
- a CDS encoding nucleotidyltransferase family protein, translating into MKAMILAAGRGERMRPLTDSLPKPLLKVGGKSLIVWHIERLVAAGFKELVINHAYLGQTIEQALGDGNQWDCHIEYSAEASALETAGGIANALPLLGDAPFLVVNADVFCEIDFLHLTHALNKPNLAHLVMVNNPPQHTEGDFALQAHQLNSDGEEKLTFSGIGVYSPILFQQIKKGDTAKLAPLLKQAMTNGLVTGEHFQGVWHDIGTPQRLHEIDVRLRTANHLHDHGKNVH; encoded by the coding sequence ATGAAAGCCATGATTTTAGCCGCTGGTCGTGGAGAGCGTATGCGTCCTTTGACAGACAGTCTACCAAAGCCGCTATTGAAGGTTGGTGGTAAGTCATTGATTGTTTGGCACATTGAGCGTCTGGTTGCTGCAGGTTTTAAAGAGTTGGTAATTAATCATGCATATTTAGGGCAAACAATTGAACAAGCCCTTGGTGATGGAAATCAGTGGGATTGTCACATTGAGTATAGCGCAGAGGCTAGTGCGTTAGAGACCGCAGGGGGTATAGCTAATGCCTTGCCATTGTTGGGCGATGCGCCATTTTTAGTTGTTAATGCTGATGTTTTTTGCGAGATTGATTTTTTACACCTAACGCATGCCTTAAATAAGCCGAACTTAGCCCATCTGGTGATGGTCAATAATCCACCACAACATACAGAAGGCGATTTTGCATTGCAAGCGCATCAGCTTAATAGCGATGGTGAAGAGAAGCTTACTTTTTCAGGCATCGGCGTTTATTCACCAATACTATTTCAACAAATAAAAAAAGGGGATACGGCAAAGCTGGCTCCTTTACTAAAACAAGCCATGACCAATGGCTTAGTTACTGGCGAGCACTTCCAAGGTGTTTGGCATGATATTGGTACGCCACAGCGCTTGCATGAAATCGATGTACGTTTGCGTACAGCTAACCATCTTCATGATCATGGCAAAAATGTACATTGA
- a CDS encoding acetyltransferase has protein sequence MAKMYIDVFNGDADGIFSLIQLRKVNPVAVEQQRLVTGVKRDIKLMRNISNADANQAHMTVLDVSFDKNEHEVARLLAQANSVFYCDHHQANKLFAHECLTTVIDTNPAVCTALLINDYLQNAQPLWAVTAAYGDGLDASANQLADQLELTDQQKAALKELGVLINYNAYGHTVEDLYFAPDDLYTRLMAYDSPFAVIADAASPYARLKSGYEADLTQAQETPIQSDIACLLLVELPNAAWSNRISGTYGNILAAENRDKAIVIVSNNHDQSFTISLRAPKNNPYGAADICNQFATGGGREGAAGINALPATELNRLVTLVSHTYANERYHGKT, from the coding sequence ATGGCAAAAATGTACATTGATGTTTTTAATGGCGATGCAGATGGTATCTTTTCGCTGATTCAGCTGCGTAAAGTAAACCCTGTTGCAGTAGAACAGCAGCGCTTAGTAACGGGCGTTAAACGTGATATAAAGTTGATGCGTAACATTAGTAATGCCGACGCGAATCAAGCTCACATGACGGTGTTAGACGTATCGTTTGATAAAAATGAGCATGAGGTAGCCAGGCTGCTTGCACAGGCCAATTCAGTGTTTTATTGCGATCACCACCAAGCAAACAAGTTATTTGCGCATGAATGTTTAACAACAGTCATTGATACCAACCCTGCGGTTTGCACAGCTTTATTGATAAATGATTATTTGCAAAATGCACAGCCGTTATGGGCAGTTACGGCTGCTTATGGTGATGGATTAGATGCTTCAGCAAATCAGTTGGCGGATCAATTGGAGTTGACTGACCAACAAAAGGCAGCATTAAAAGAGCTTGGCGTGCTGATTAATTACAATGCCTATGGCCATACAGTTGAAGATTTGTATTTCGCACCAGATGATTTGTATACCCGCTTAATGGCCTACGATAGTCCATTTGCGGTTATTGCAGATGCTGCATCACCATATGCCCGCTTAAAAAGCGGATATGAGGCAGACTTAACCCAGGCGCAAGAAACCCCTATCCAATCTGATATTGCGTGTTTGCTGCTAGTTGAGTTGCCCAATGCAGCTTGGTCAAATCGTATTAGTGGTACTTATGGCAATATATTGGCAGCAGAAAATCGTGATAAAGCGATAGTCATTGTCAGCAATAATCATGACCAAAGCTTTACCATTAGCCTGCGCGCACCCAAGAATAACCCTTATGGCGCAGCTGATATTTGCAATCAATTTGCAACAGGCGGTGGGCGTGAAGGTGCAGCAGGCATTAATGCGTTACCTGCGACTGAATTGAATCGATTGGTTACGTTGGTCAGCCACACTTACGCGAATGAAAGATACCACGGTAAAACATAA
- a CDS encoding FAD-dependent monooxygenase produces MQTILNPDNQSIVIVGGGPVGLVLAIAMQQHGLPVKVLEARQQGAAYHDKRALALSYGSKMILEQLGVWTAVLPHVTPIDCIHVSQKGSLGRAKLLASEHQLPALGYVVAYGALMQALDGVLNSAHVLYEAVATAITQNNEFADVDFTLAGDSHRLATDLLVIAEGGRSLENIASLKRDTKAYGHDALVSKVSCELPHNHIAYERFTTTGPMALLPNGDHDFSLVWTGEQSSIDRLLALDDATFLAELHATFGDRVGRFLSVEKRMSFPLMKSQLENKQTPHMAVIGNSAQTMHPVAGQGFNVGMRDATVLMQQLLATPQSDWGSINMLATYAKARVRDTKGGLLFTDFLVTVFSNDVIGLSGMRSLGLGLLDSCSPVKNILVNKMSYGK; encoded by the coding sequence ATGCAGACGATACTCAACCCTGATAATCAATCCATTGTAATCGTTGGAGGCGGGCCTGTTGGTCTGGTATTGGCAATTGCCATGCAACAACATGGTTTGCCGGTTAAGGTATTAGAAGCGCGGCAGCAAGGCGCAGCCTATCATGACAAGCGTGCATTAGCGCTCTCTTACGGTTCAAAAATGATTTTAGAACAGCTGGGTGTTTGGACGGCAGTCCTGCCCCATGTTACCCCAATTGATTGTATTCACGTTTCACAAAAAGGCAGTTTAGGCCGTGCTAAATTGCTAGCGAGTGAGCATCAACTGCCAGCACTTGGTTATGTTGTTGCTTATGGTGCATTGATGCAAGCGCTCGATGGTGTGCTTAACTCAGCACATGTATTGTATGAAGCAGTCGCGACTGCGATTACACAAAATAACGAGTTTGCAGATGTTGATTTTACCTTAGCAGGTGACTCACATAGGCTTGCCACTGATTTGTTGGTGATTGCAGAGGGTGGGCGCAGTTTAGAGAATATCGCTAGCTTAAAACGCGACACCAAAGCCTATGGCCACGATGCCTTAGTCAGCAAAGTGAGTTGCGAATTGCCTCACAATCATATTGCTTACGAACGATTTACCACAACCGGACCCATGGCCTTGCTCCCTAATGGAGATCATGATTTCTCATTGGTTTGGACTGGTGAACAATCAAGTATTGATCGCTTGCTTGCTTTAGATGATGCAACTTTTTTAGCAGAGTTACATGCTACTTTTGGTGATAGAGTGGGACGTTTTTTAAGCGTAGAAAAACGCATGAGTTTCCCCTTAATGAAGTCGCAGTTAGAAAACAAACAAACACCGCACATGGCGGTAATTGGTAACTCAGCCCAAACAATGCATCCAGTCGCCGGGCAGGGGTTTAATGTAGGCATGCGCGATGCAACAGTGTTAATGCAACAGTTGTTAGCAACACCTCAGTCGGATTGGGGCAGCATAAACATGCTAGCAACATATGCTAAAGCCAGAGTGCGTGATACCAAAGGTGGTTTACTGTTTACCGATTTCTTGGTCACTGTGTTTAGCAATGATGTCATTGGCTTGTCTGGGATGCGTAGCCTTGGGTTGGGGTTGTTAGATAGTTGCAGCCCAGTTAAAAACATACTAGTAAACAAAATGAGTTATGGTAAGTAG